From the Terriglobia bacterium genome, one window contains:
- a CDS encoding NAD-dependent epimerase/dehydratase family protein — MKYFITGATGFIGSRVAAQLIESGHQVIALVRDRERAKGLVALGVKLFEGDIVNRDSLRTPMTDVDGIFHLAAWYKIGARDKGTAYWTNVVGTRHVLEMMKELSIPKGVYTSTVAVFSDTHGSLPDESYCYEGPHLSEYDRTKWLAHYTVALPRMRAGLPLVIVQPGAVYGPGDPSILGNTLRQYLRRRLPMIPRASAFCWAHVDDVARGHLLAMDKGKPGESYIIAGPKHSLVETFDMASAITGIKPPPVRVPSTLMKGMSLLVRPVEPFLPLPEAYTSEGLRVAAGVTYLGNNEKARRELGYNPRSLKDGLRETLLGMMNELGIQLGAELHRR; from the coding sequence ATGAAATATTTTATCACGGGAGCGACTGGCTTTATCGGTTCGCGCGTCGCTGCTCAACTGATTGAATCCGGCCACCAGGTTATCGCCTTGGTTAGAGACCGGGAGCGCGCAAAAGGCCTCGTCGCCCTGGGCGTGAAACTCTTCGAGGGGGACATCGTCAACCGGGATAGCCTGCGCACCCCCATGACCGATGTGGACGGGATTTTTCATCTGGCGGCATGGTACAAGATCGGGGCTCGTGACAAAGGCACCGCTTATTGGACCAACGTTGTGGGGACTCGCCACGTCTTGGAGATGATGAAGGAATTGTCCATTCCCAAGGGAGTGTATACGAGCACCGTGGCCGTCTTTTCGGACACGCACGGAAGCCTTCCGGATGAATCGTATTGCTACGAGGGTCCCCACCTCAGCGAATACGATCGGACCAAATGGTTGGCGCATTACACCGTCGCGTTACCGAGGATGCGGGCGGGCCTTCCCCTGGTCATCGTGCAACCCGGCGCAGTGTACGGTCCGGGGGACCCGAGCATCCTGGGCAACACCTTGCGTCAGTATCTGCGTCGGCGGCTCCCCATGATCCCCCGCGCCAGCGCCTTTTGCTGGGCCCACGTGGACGATGTTGCGAGGGGTCATCTTCTCGCCATGGACAAGGGGAAGCCCGGGGAGAGTTATATCATTGCCGGGCCGAAACACAGCCTGGTCGAAACTTTCGACATGGCAAGCGCCATCACCGGAATCAAGCCTCCACCGGTTCGCGTTCCGTCGACCTTGATGAAGGGGATGTCCCTCCTTGTGCGACCCGTTGAGCCGTTTCTCCCGTTGCCCGAGGCGTACACCTCGGAAGGCCTGCGGGTGGCGGCCGGCGTGACCTATCTGGGCAACAATGAAAAAGCACGCCGGGAACTGGGATATAACCCTCGGTCTTTAAAGGACGGGCTGCGCGAGACGCTGCTTGGGATGATGAATGAATTGGGAATCCAGCTTGGAGCTGAACTCCACCGGCGATAG
- a CDS encoding OmpA family protein produces the protein MKWYFKALVLVLAAFISVTWAQEEKDVEGGKDHPLFTRMPGYYLSSFEEKDFDSYEPSYLSGNEARWEGKTTKLEYTLKAGAKPVSMIQIVRNYQNAAGSIGGKILSSETRVTNLKIQKGGAVTYAHVEAFNDGRNYELVIVETKPMAQEVTADANSLNRSLAATGKVAVYGIYFDTGKSILKPESDPTLEEIVKLLHNDARLQLYVVGHTDSVGTLESNLKLSAERAAAVVKAMVGRGIEPTRLKSAGVGPYCPETSNKTEEGKAKNRRVELVEQN, from the coding sequence ATGAAATGGTATTTCAAGGCACTCGTACTGGTTCTGGCCGCATTCATATCGGTTACCTGGGCTCAGGAGGAGAAAGACGTCGAGGGAGGAAAAGATCATCCGTTGTTCACGCGAATGCCCGGTTACTATCTCTCCAGCTTCGAGGAGAAAGACTTCGACAGTTATGAGCCCTCCTATCTCTCAGGCAATGAGGCCCGCTGGGAAGGCAAGACGACAAAATTGGAATACACCCTCAAGGCCGGCGCGAAGCCCGTCAGCATGATTCAGATTGTAAGGAATTACCAGAATGCCGCCGGCAGCATCGGAGGCAAGATCCTGTCCAGTGAAACGCGCGTCACAAATTTAAAAATCCAAAAAGGGGGAGCGGTGACCTACGCGCACGTGGAGGCGTTCAATGACGGGCGGAACTACGAACTCGTCATCGTGGAAACCAAACCCATGGCCCAGGAAGTGACGGCCGATGCGAATTCACTTAACCGGAGTCTCGCGGCCACAGGAAAAGTGGCTGTCTACGGAATCTACTTTGACACTGGAAAATCGATACTCAAGCCGGAGTCCGACCCAACGCTCGAAGAAATCGTAAAGCTCCTCCACAACGACGCGCGTCTCCAATTATATGTGGTGGGGCACACGGATAGTGTCGGCACCCTCGAGTCCAATTTAAAACTTTCTGCGGAGAGGGCCGCCGCCGTGGTGAAAGCGATGGTCGGACGCGGGATCGAGCCCACGCGCCTGAAATCGGCGGGAGTCGGACCCTACTGCCCGGAGACATCGAACAAGACGGAGGAGGGTAAGGCGAAGAACAGGAGAGTGGAGTTAGTCGAACAGAACTAA